A region of Gemmobacter sp. 24YEA27 DNA encodes the following proteins:
- a CDS encoding ABC transporter ATP-binding protein produces MQHRLSAENVTLRYETRLISRDLSLEVPDRSFTVIVGPNACGKSTLLRALSRLLTPESGRVLLDGKAIHTLPSRDVARRLGLLPQSPVAPEGISVADLVARGRFPHQSFLRQWSPQDAAAVEAALRDTGTTDLADRPLAELSGGQRQRVWIAMALAQETPILLLDEPTTFLDIVHQVDLLEMLARLNRAGRTVVAVLHELNLAFRYATHLIAMREGQIIATGAPEAIVTEELIRQVFDLPALVMPDPLTARPMVIPCPRAADQG; encoded by the coding sequence ATGCAGCACCGCCTGAGCGCCGAGAATGTGACGCTGCGCTATGAGACACGGTTGATCTCGCGGGATCTGTCGCTGGAGGTGCCGGACCGTTCTTTCACGGTGATCGTCGGCCCAAATGCCTGTGGCAAATCCACTCTCCTGCGGGCTTTGTCGCGGCTTTTGACCCCGGAAAGCGGGCGGGTGCTGCTGGACGGAAAGGCGATCCATACCCTGCCCTCGCGTGACGTCGCGCGCCGGCTTGGCCTTTTGCCACAATCGCCGGTCGCGCCCGAGGGGATCAGCGTGGCGGATCTGGTCGCGCGGGGGCGCTTTCCGCATCAAAGCTTTCTGCGGCAATGGTCGCCCCAAGATGCGGCAGCGGTCGAGGCCGCGCTGCGCGACACCGGCACGACCGATCTGGCCGACCGGCCGCTGGCGGAACTGTCAGGCGGCCAGAGACAACGGGTCTGGATCGCAATGGCGCTCGCCCAGGAGACCCCGATCCTTTTGCTGGATGAGCCGACGACCTTCCTCGACATCGTACATCAGGTGGATCTGCTTGAAATGCTGGCACGGCTGAACCGTGCCGGGCGCACGGTCGTAGCGGTTTTGCATGAGCTGAACCTCGCCTTCCGCTATGCCACCCATCTGATCGCGATGCGTGAGGGGCAGATCATCGCGACCGGCGCGCCGGAGGCCATCGTCACCGAAGAGCTGATCCGGCAGGTGTTTGATCTGCCGGCGCTGGTGATGCCCGATCCACTGACCGCGCGTCCGATGGTGATCCCCTGCCCGCGCGCGGCGGATCAGGGCTGA
- a CDS encoding siderophore-interacting protein, producing the protein MARITTESVEDRSGILEEEDHMRGMERIGMEVISISRPFASVARVTGRIAPADPTPWMPPNQAVRIAVGEPEGQRPVVRVYTIRAFDPLRSEVEIDFVIHEDDSPAMRWLKSARPGTVLPMIGPRQHFIPLPSGDRRAAIFADETAIPAVYAILMAWPAGLKGSAWIETPDRAAFDELPRPDGVDLHLILRPAGVAAGSAQSLLQAAKALPDPHSWTVWAAGERVEMRDLRNHLLKAGVARTDLQVLGYWKKGMSSSDLDRARLAEYEALRARGLTLETLGDIDLPV; encoded by the coding sequence ATGGCCAGGATCACTACAGAATCCGTCGAAGACCGCAGCGGGATTCTTGAAGAAGAGGATCATATGCGCGGAATGGAGCGGATCGGGATGGAGGTCATCTCGATCAGCAGGCCTTTCGCCTCGGTCGCACGGGTCACCGGCCGGATCGCACCGGCAGATCCCACGCCCTGGATGCCGCCGAACCAAGCCGTGCGCATTGCGGTCGGGGAGCCCGAGGGGCAGCGTCCGGTGGTGCGCGTCTACACGATCCGCGCCTTCGATCCTCTGCGCAGCGAGGTCGAGATTGATTTCGTGATCCATGAGGATGACAGCCCGGCGATGCGCTGGCTGAAATCCGCGCGTCCTGGCACAGTGCTGCCGATGATCGGGCCGCGCCAGCATTTCATCCCGCTGCCCTCGGGTGACAGACGGGCGGCGATCTTTGCCGATGAAACCGCGATCCCGGCGGTCTATGCGATCCTGATGGCCTGGCCTGCCGGGCTGAAAGGCTCTGCCTGGATCGAGACCCCGGACCGTGCCGCTTTTGACGAATTGCCGCGCCCTGATGGGGTCGATCTGCATCTTATCCTGCGCCCGGCGGGGGTTGCCGCGGGATCAGCACAGAGCTTGCTTCAGGCGGCGAAGGCCCTGCCCGATCCGCATAGCTGGACGGTCTGGGCTGCAGGCGAGCGCGTCGAGATGCGCGATCTGCGCAATCATCTGCTGAAGGCCGGCGTGGCGCGCACCGATCTCCAGGTGCTTGGCTACTGGAAAAAGGGGATGAGCAGCTCGGATCTCGACCGGGCGCGGCTTGCCGAATATGAGGCGCTGCGCGCCCGGGGGCTCACCCTGGAAACACTTGGCGATATCGATCTGCCGGTCTGA
- the fepB gene encoding Fe2+-enterobactin ABC transporter substrate-binding protein, giving the protein MLRLSLAVFALITPLAAKAEEGWPRRVTDTLGEVVIAAKPVNIASTAPSLTGILLAIDAPVKSTSMAMIGPLTDEKGFFLQWAKTADERGVAQLYGNLTFDIESLILADPDLVVASSTGGDAILPYVPALRAQGMTVVVLDYSSGSWEDLARQLGRATGHEAGAEAVIRDFDARAADLAARLTIPPGDVSLVSYNFSGTYAVSKPTSAQAKLLSVLGFTVTGLPEAMAGNVTRASDFDFISHENLGAAITGEGVFLLNGTEESVAAFMADPVLANLPAVKSGQVWPLGPTSFRVDYYSGRDILETIGRYFAR; this is encoded by the coding sequence ATGTTGCGCCTTTCGCTGGCCGTTTTTGCCCTGATCACCCCTCTGGCGGCCAAGGCCGAAGAAGGCTGGCCGCGCAGGGTGACCGATACGCTTGGCGAGGTCGTGATCGCAGCAAAGCCGGTCAATATCGCCTCGACCGCACCCAGCCTGACCGGGATCCTGCTGGCAATCGACGCGCCGGTGAAATCGACATCAATGGCGATGATCGGGCCACTGACCGATGAAAAGGGCTTCTTTCTGCAATGGGCGAAGACGGCGGATGAACGCGGCGTCGCGCAGCTTTACGGCAATCTGACCTTTGATATCGAATCGCTGATCCTGGCCGATCCGGATCTGGTTGTGGCCTCTTCGACCGGCGGCGATGCGATCCTGCCCTATGTCCCGGCCTTGCGCGCACAGGGTATGACGGTGGTCGTACTGGACTATTCCTCGGGGTCCTGGGAAGACCTTGCCCGCCAGCTTGGCCGTGCCACCGGGCATGAAGCGGGCGCCGAGGCGGTGATCCGGGATTTCGACGCGCGGGCCGCCGATCTGGCGGCACGGCTTACGATCCCGCCGGGGGATGTGTCGCTGGTATCCTATAATTTCAGCGGCACTTACGCGGTGTCAAAACCGACCAGCGCCCAGGCAAAGCTGCTCTCGGTCCTTGGCTTCACGGTGACGGGTCTGCCGGAGGCGATGGCGGGCAATGTCACCCGCGCCTCGGATTTCGATTTCATTTCGCATGAAAACCTTGGCGCGGCGATCACCGGCGAGGGGGTCTTTCTTCTGAACGGCACCGAAGAAAGCGTGGCGGCGTTTATGGCCGATCCGGTTCTGGCCAATCTGCCGGCGGTGAAATCCGGGCAG